From the Hevea brasiliensis isolate MT/VB/25A 57/8 chromosome 15, ASM3005281v1, whole genome shotgun sequence genome, one window contains:
- the LOC131173984 gene encoding 60S ribosomal protein L6, mitochondrial-like: MESKFFRFLKIVGVGYKARAEAEGRLLFLKLGYSHEVELTVPPAVRVFCFKNNVVCCTGIDKQRVHQFAASVRSCKPPEIYKGKGIMYIDEVIKRKQGKKSK, encoded by the coding sequence ATGGAATCCAAATTTTTTCGGTTTCTTAAGATAGTGGGTGTTGGATACAAAGCAAGAGCTGAAGCAGAAGGACGCCTCTTGTTTCTCAAATTGGGATACAGTCATGAGGTTGAACTCACAGTTCCTCCTGCTGTTCGTGTTTTCTGCTTCAAGAACAATGTAGTTTGTTGCACTGGAATTGACAAGCAAAGGGTGCACCAGTTTGCTGCTTCTGTTCGTAGTTGCAAACCTCCTGAAATTTACAAGGGCAAGGGTATAATGTACATTGATGAAGTGATCAAGAGGAAACAAGGAAAGAAATCAAAATGA